A stretch of DNA from Candidatus Pantoea bituminis:
GCGACCGGTGTGCGTGAATCGGCGCGTTTCTATGTTGAGCTGGCGAAGTTGGGCGTCAACATTAAGTGCTTTGACGTCGGCGGTGGTTTGGGCGTCGATTATGAAGGCACGCGTTCGCAGTCAGATTGTTCAGTGAACTATGGCCTGAACGAATACGCCAACAACGTGATTTGGGCGATCGGCGATGCGTGCGACGAACACGGTTTGGAACATCCAACGGTGATCACCGAATCGGGTCGTGCCGTCACTGCGCATCATACGGTGCTGGTGTCGAATATCATCGGTGTCGAACGCAACGAGTTCAGCGAGCCTGAAACGCCAGCAGCAGATGCGCCGCGCCCGATTCTGAGCATGTGGGAAACCTGGCAAGAGATGCACGAGCCGAGCACGCGTCGCTCGCTACGTGAATGGCTGCATGACAGCCAGATGGATCTGTTTGATATCCACACCGGTTACTCATCCGGCACTTACGATCTTAAACAGCGTTCATGGGCTGAACAGCTTTATCTCAGCATTTGTCATTACATTCAGCAGCATCTTGACCCAAGTAATCGCGCACACCGTCCGATTATCGACGAACTGCAAGAGCGCATGGCGGACAAAATGTACGTCAACTTCTCGCTGTTCCAGTCGATGCCGGATGCATGGGGTATCGATCAGCTATTCCCGGTGCTTCCGCTGGAAGGGCTGAACAAGAAGCCGGAGCGCCGTGCGGTGCTGCTCGACATTACCTGTGATTCCGACGGCACTATCGATCACTACGTTGATGGCGACGGCATTGCTACCACCATGCCGATGCCGGAATACGACGTTGATAATCCGCCTATGCTGGGCTTCTTTATGGTGGGTGCTTATCAGGAAATTTTGGGCAACATGCACAACCTGTTTGGTGATACCGAAGCGGTTGATGTCTATGCGCGTCCAAATGGCGACGTTGAAGTGCAGCTTTCTGACGAAGGCGATACCGTTGCTGATATGTTGCGCTACGTTCAGCTTGATCCCAACGAGCTGATGACGCTGTTCCGTAATCAGGTTACTGAAACTGAACTGGATGAGGAGTTGCGCGAACAATTCCTACAAGAGTTCGAAAGCGGTCTTTACGGCTATACCTATTTAGAAGACGAGTAATAGTAGTGCTGCACAGGATAAAAATCCCGTTGCAGCCTGTTTTCTCTACGTCGATAATCTAGCTAATACCTATCCCTTCCTCGTCGGGTTTAACGACGCGGAGGGGATTTTTTCATCTATACCTTAAGCTGCATGCGGGCTTGGCCCGACTCACGGATATATAGAGGACGATTTATGTATAACACCCTGGGCAATCAGTACGATAACTCCCTGGTCTCTAACGCCTTCGGTTTCATGCGTTTCCCGATCAACTTTCAACCCTACGAAAGCGATGCTGAATGGGTCATCACTGGCGTTCCTTTTGATGCCGCAACGTCGGGCCGTCCGGGAAGCCGTCTTGGACCGGGCGCGATTCGTCAGATCTCAACCAACCTGGCGTGGGAAGGCTGCCGCTGGCCGTGGGATTTCGATCTGCGTCAGCGTTTAAATGTCGTGGATTGCGGCGATCTGGTTTACGCCTTTGGTGATTCACAGGATCTTTCAGACAAGCTGCAGGCACACGCCGAAAAACTGCTGGCAAACGGCAAGCGCATGATGACTTTTGGTGGCGACCATTACGTCACGCTGCCGCTGCTGCGTGCCCATGCGAAGCATTTCGGCAAGATGGCATTGGTGCATTTTGATGCACACACCGATACCTATTCCAACGGCCCAACTTTTGATCACGGCACAATGTTTTTCACCGCCCCGAAAGAAGGTTTGATCGATCCGCAGCACTCGGTGCAAATCGGCATTCGTACCGAATTTGATAAGAGCCTGGGCTTTAACGTGTTGGATGCGGCGCAGGTTAACGATCGCAGCGTGGACGACATCCTGGCGGAAGTGAAACGCCTTGTTGGCGATCTGCCGGTTTATCTCACCTTTGATATCGACTGTCTGGATCCGGCGCATGCGCCTGGCACCGGCACGCCGGTAATTGGTGGATTAACCACTGATAAAGCGACCAAGCTGATTCGCGGTCTGCAAGGTATGAATATCGTCGGGATGGATTTGGTTGAAGTCGCGCCGGGTTACGATCACGCTGATTTGACTGCGCTGGCTGCGGCTACCCTGGCGCTGGATATGCTGCATGTTCAAGCAGCGAACAAAGGCTGATTTGGCGTAAAGTCCCTTGCCGGCGGTGTTGACCCCGGCAAGGGTTGATAGGGTTATTAATAAGCCTCTATCAGGTATTCATATATCCGGTAACAATGGCTGGCAGGTTTAAAAGAGGGATTTAGTTTTATTCAGCCAATAATGCGTTGTCAGAATAATGACATTAATCTAAGAATAGAGGGTGTGAATTAAGCGTATTTTTTAATTTGCGTAATGATTTGCGTGGTAGATATATTTTCCGTTCTCGGCAGGTAAACCACTTCGCATATAGTTTTATAGTTGTCGAATTTCCCTTCCCAATCATTGCCCATGACAAGGGTATGCGCCGCGTACTTCTTAATGTATTCCTCTTTAAGCTCGAGGGATTCTTCTATAAACACCTCATCCACACAACCTATCGATGCGATGATCGCTTTTCTTTCCTGTTCTGGATAAACCGGATAACGATTTTTCTTCGCGAAATTTAAAGCATCCGATGAAATGCCAACAATTAGCCTGTCACCCTGCGATTTAGCACGTTGTAATATATTGATATGCCCAATATGTAATACATCGAAAGTACCAAAAGTGATGACCGTTTTCATTTGCGTTCCGAGTGTGGGCTACTGCAGTTACTTCATCGACTCAATTTAAGCGAAACTTAAATAACTGCTCAGGGATGGATGTCAGCAGCGTGACAGGTGATCAGCAACTAGACTTACTGGCGGAAGATTAATCTCTGGAGGCAGTTATGAGTTTTCTTGACGAATTGGTTGGATCGCTGGGGAACGGACAAGGGCAGGGCAACAAGCTTGGGCAGTTGCAGGCGATCTGGAATTGGGTGCAGGAGCAGGGCGGTATAGAAGTGCTGCTGCATAAATTTCAGCAAGGTGGTTTGGGTGAAGTGCTGGGTTCATGGATCGGTACTGGGAATAATCAGCCAGTAGGTGGGAACGATATCCAGTCTGCGTTTGGACAGGGTGAATTGCAGTCGCTGGCAGATAAGCTGGGCACTGATGTGCAAGGTGCATCCGGCACGTTAGCCGCGCTGCTGCCGCAGTTGATCGATAAGATGTCGCCGCAAGGGCAGATGGATGAACAGACATTGCATGATAAGCAACTGGATTTAGGAACGATGGTTGATCAACTGTTTAAACGTTAGTCAAAAGCGGGCTTTAATGAAATTGTGCTGGCTTTCCCCACCTCGGTCCTCCCCCATAAATGGAGGAGGAAGAGGCTGCTTTATGTAAGCGTTTAAGCTGTTTTTGGCAGCGTCTCCTTTCGAAACGGCATTGTGCTGGCTTTCCCCACCTCGCTCCTCTCCCATACAGGGAGGAGGAAGACGCTGCTTTATGTAAGCGTTTGAGCTGTTTTTGGCAGCGTCTCCTTTCGAAACGGCATTGTGCTGGCTTCCCCCACCTCGCTCCTCTCCCATAAAGGGAGGAGGAAGACGCTGCTTTATGTGGGCATTGAAGCTGTTTTTGGCAGCGTCTCCTTGCTCCGCTTGACAGGGGAAGGCCGGGATAGAGGACAGCACTATCTCCAACAGAAAACTACTTACTGTCTGCCGCGATACGTTCGCGAATATGCTCCGCACGCTCTTCAGAGGCAGGATGCGAATCAAACATTGTGCTTTGGCGTCCTTCCTCTAGCTTCGCTAATTTCTCAAAACTGGTGACCAATCCATTTGGATCGATGTTGCGTTTCTTCATCAAGTCATAGGAGTAATCATCAGCCTGCGATTCTTGCGTCTGCGAGAATTGCGCGTTAACCAGTTTCTCACCCAACTCGCCTAACTGAGATTGCGAAAGCGAACCGATTACGCCACCAACCGACGCGGCTGCAGTGCGCGCAGCGGTAGTGCCGTAAGCAACCTGCATCGCTTTGCGCGTATGGCCCAAGGCAACGTGACCCATTTCGTGGCCGAGTACACCTTCTACTTCATTATCGGTCATCATATCCATCAAGCCGCTGTAAACACGGATACAGCCGTTGGCCATTGCCCATGCGTTAACGTCTTTGGTTTGATAAACCTTGTAATTGGCAGGAACGCCATTGATGTTGTCACCGAGTGCGGCGGCAATCTTATTTAAACGCTGCTGATATTCACTGTTGGCGGGCGCAATCTGGTTCTCTTTATCCATCTGTTCACAAGATTGATTGCTCAGCTGTTTCACCTGATCATCGCTCAGCGTGTAAGCCTGATACGCCTGCGCACCAGATTGCAGTAGCGCATTATTGTCAAACCCGGCGCAGCTACTCAGCAGCACTGTAATTCCAAGAGCTACAGCCGTTTTTTGGATTTTCATTCCATCATCCTTTTGGTAACAAGGTAAGAAAAACAAACACCTGAAACATAGGCAGGTATTTAAAGGTGTTTTTTATAACGCGGTGTCTCACGCTTTGCTAGCAGACTACGCTGAGAAAGCCAGACGAAGCGGAGACATTTAGCCATTTGCAGCATGTACTTTTGCCCTTAGTTTCATGTACATTGATGTGCAACTTTTTCCTTGCTTCGCTTGATAACTGATTAATTACAATAAGTTAAGACGCTAAGCATTAATCCGACCTGGAGTAGAAAATGCCCTCTCGTAAAGAGCTCGCCAACGCCATTCGCGCATTAAGTATGGATGCAGTACAGAAAGCTAAATCGGGACATCCGGGTGCCCCAATGGGCATGGCGGATATCGCCGAAGTACTGTGGCGTGGCTACCTGAATCACAACCCAACTAACCCACTGTGGGCCGATCGCGACCGTTTTGTCCTCTCTAACGGTCACGGCTCCATGCTGATTTACAGCTTGCTGCACCTTTCCGGCTATGATCTGCCGATGAGCGAGCTGGAAAACTTCCGTCAGCTGCATTCTAAAACTCCAGGTCACCCGGAATACGGCTACACCGTTGGCGTTGAAACCACCACCGGTCCGCTGGGCCAGGGCATCGCTAACGCAGTAGGCTTCGCCATTGCCGAGCGTACGCTGGCAGCGCAGTTCAACCGTCCAGGCCATGACATCGTAGATCACAATACCTACGTCTTCATGGGCGATGGTTGCATGATGGAAGGCATCTCACACGAAGTTTGCTCGCTGGCGGGTACGCTGAAGTTAGGCAAGCTGGTTGCCTTTTATGATGACAACGGCATTTCTATCGATGGTCACATTGATGGCTGGTTCACCGACGACACCGCTAAGCGCTTCGAAGCGTATGGCTGGCACGTGGTGCGCGGCGTTGATGGTCATAACGCAGATGCAATTGCTCAAGCCATCGAAGAAGCGAAAGCGGTTAGCGACAAGCCTTCACTGCTGATGTGCAAAACCGTGATCGGTTTCGGTTCTCCAAACAAAGCCGGTACGCACGATTCACACGGCGCACCGCTGGGCGACGACGAAATCGCACTGACCCGCAAACAGCTGGGCTGGGAACATGCGCCGTTCGTTATTCCTTCAGAAATCTATGCTGAATGGGATGCGAAAGAAGTTGGCCAGGCGAAAGAAGCAACCTGGAACGAGAAGTTTGCGGCCTATGCTAAAGAAAACCCAGAGCTGGCGGCTGAATTCAAGCGTCGCGTAAGCAACGAACTGCCTGCTAACTGGCAAGAAGAGTCGCAGAAATTTGTTGAGCAGCTGCAGGCTAATCCAGCCAAAATCGCCAGCCGCAAAGCGTCACAGAATGCTATCGAAGCTTTCGGTAAGATTCTGCCAGAATATTTAGGCGGTTCCGCTGACCTGGCGCCAAGTAACCTGACTATTTGGTCTGGATCCAAGCCAATCAATGAAGATGCAGCCGGTAACTACATTCACTACGGCGTGCGCGAATTTGGTATGACCGCAATTGCTAACGGTCTGGCGCTGCACGGTGGTTTCCTGCCTTACACCGCAACCTTCCTGATGTTCGTTGAATATGCGCGTAACGCGGCGCGTATGGCGGCACTGATGAAGATCCGTCAGATCATGGTTTATACCCATGACTCTATCGGTCTGGGCGAAGATGGCCCAACGCACCAGCCGGTTGAGCAAATGGCGAGCCTGCGTACCACGCCAAACATGAGCTTGTGGCGTCCATGTGACCAGGTTGAATCTGCAGTGGCATGGAAATATGCCATTGAGCGTAAAGACGGCCCAAGCGCGCTGATCTTCTCGCGTCAGAACCTTGCACAGCAGGAACGTACCGCTGAGCAGCTGGCAAACGTAGCGCGTGGTGGTTACGTGCTCAAGGATTCTGCAGGCACGCCTGAGTTGATCCTGATCGCCACCGGTTCAGAAGTTGAGCTGGCCGTAGCTGCTTACGACAAGCTGACCAGCGAAGGCCGTAAAGTGCGCGTCGTGTCTATGCCATCTACTGATGCATTCGACAAGCAGAGCGATGAATACCGTGAGTCTGTGCTGCCAAAAGCCGTCAGCGCACGCGTAGCAATCGAAGCGGGCATTGCAGATTACTGGTTTAAATACACCGGTCTGAACGGCGCAATCATCGGTATGACCAGCTTCGGCGAATCCGCTCCGGCTGACCAGCTGTTTGAACTGTTTGGTTTTACCGTCGACAACGTCGTGGCAAAAGCCAAAGCGCTGTTAGCGTAACGGGATACTATAGCAGCGCAGCCGCGCTGTTTAGCATGCTTATAAGGGACGAGCGCATTCGTCCCTTTTTGACGCTTTATTCCTACAGTAATAATCGTTTTTTATGCATATTTGTGACGCAGATCCAAATATAAGCAGCGTAATTGATCACAATCATTCCTGTTATTCCTTCCTTCCCTTATCCTCGCTGAACCGTTTCAGTTGTTGCTTCAGATAATCCTGTTTCGGACGATGCCGGGTAATAATCTCCTGTACAAAACGCAGGAGAACGCTCAGGCTAACGGCACGTTTTTTCAGTCAGATTTGGCAGGAGAAAGATGACCGTCCGGGTAGCAATAAATGGTTTTGGCCGTATTGGACGCAACGTATTGCGCGCACTGTATGAAACAGGGCGACGTGCTGAAATCACCGTGGTGGCGATCAACGAGCTGGCAGAAGCTGTCGGCATGGCGCATTTGCTAAAGTACGACACCAGCCACGGTCGTTTCGCGTTTGATGTGCGTCAGGAGCGCGATCTGTTGTGGGTGGGTGATGACACCATTCGCATCTTGCATCAGGCCGAACTAAAGGGGTTGCCGTGGCGCGAGCTGAACGTGGATGTAGTGCTGGATTGTACCGGCGTTTACGGATCGCGTGCGGATGGTGAAGCACATCTGCAAGCGGGTGCGAAAAAAGTCTTGTTCTCCCATCCGGGTGGCAACGACCTCGACGCAACAGTGGTGTTCGGTGTTAACGAACAGGCTCTTAAACAATCTGACCGCATCGTGTCCAATGCATCCTGTACCACGAACTGCATTATCCCCGTGATCAAGCTGCTGGACGACGCCTTTGGCATCGAATCTGGCACAGTAACGACAATTCACTCGGCGATGCACGATCAACAGGTGATTGATGCTTATCACAGCGACCTGCGCCGCACGCGTGCAGCAAGTCAGTCAATCATTCCGGTGGATACGCGTTTAGCGGCTGGCATTACCCGTATTTTTCCGAAATTCAACGACCGCTTTGAAGCGATAGCGGTGCGTGTGCCGACCATCAACGTGACAGCCATTGATCTCAGTGTTTCTGTGCGTCAGGGCGTAAAGGCGTGTGAAGTTAACGCTTTGTTGCAAAGCGCGGCAGAGGGTGCATTTCGTGGTATAGTTGACTATACAGAATTACCGTTAGTCTCAGTCGATTTTAACCATGATCCGCACAGTGCCATTGTGGACGGTACGCAAACGCGGGTCAGCGGTCAGCACCTGATCAAGACCTTGGTTTGGTGTGACAACGAATGGGGCTTTGCTAACCGAATGCTCGACACGACGTTAGCAATGGCCGCAAGCGGTTTCAGGTAAGACGCGGTCTGCGTCTGGCAAAACTTACGAGAATCAACGAGAGGATTCACCATGTCTGTAATTAAGATGACCGATCTGGATCTTGCTGGCAAACGCGTTCTGATCCGTGCCGATCTCAACGTACCAGTGAAAGAAGGGAAAGTGACGTCTGATGCACGTATCCGTGCTTCTCTGCCTACCATCGAAGCGGCGTTGAAACAGGGCGCGAAAGTGATGGTTACCTCTCACCTGGGTCGTCCGACCGAAGGTGAATACAACGAAGAGTTCTCTCTGCTGCCGGTCGTTAACTATCTGAAAGATAAGCTGAGCGGCACTAACGTTACCCTGGCTAAAGAATACCTTGAAGGCGTTGAAGTCGGTGCAGGTGAGCTGGTGGTTCTGGAAAACGTTCGCTTTAACAAAGGCGAAAAGAAAGATGACGAAGCACTGTCTAAAAAATACGCTGCACTGTGCGACGTATTCGTGATGGATGCTTTCGGTACTGCGCACCGTGCACAAGCTTCAACCCACGGCGTAGGTAAATTCGCGCCTATCGCATGTGCAGGCCCGCTGCTTTCTGCCGAGCTGGAAGCTCTGGGTAAAGTGATGAACAACCCGCAGCGTCCGCTGGTCGCAGTCGTGGGTGGGTCAAAAGTATCGACCAAATTCGACGTGTTGCAATCACTGGTTAAAATCGCTGACAAAGTTATCGTCGGCGGCGGTATCGCTAACACCTTCGTCGCAATCGACAACAACGTCGGTAAATCGCTGTACGAGCCAGACTTTGTAGCCGCAGCAAAAGAGCTGCGCGATCAGTACGGTATTCCGGTTCCAACTGATTCTCGCGTTGGCACAGAATTCTCTGAAACTGCCCCGTCTACCGTGAAAAAGGTTTCCGAAGTGGCGGATAACGAAGAGATTATGGACTTCGGCGACGAAACTGCACAGGCGATGGCTGCCATTCTGAAAGATGCGAAAACCATCCTGTGGAACGGCCCGGTGGGTGTGTTCGAATTCCCGAACTTCCGTAAAGGCACCGAAATCGTTGCCAACGCTATTGCAGACAGCGAAGCTTTCTCTGTTGCAGGCGGCGGCGATACCTTAGCGGCAATCGACCTGTTCGGCATTGAAGACAAAATTTCCTACATCTCAACCGGCGGCGGCGCGTTCCTGGAATTCGTCGAAGGCAAAAAATTGCCAGCGGTTGCCATGTTGGAAGAGCGTGCGAAGCAGTAATCCTTTGGGGGCGATGCCAGATGGCGTCGCCTGAAGACTTGCCCGATTGGGCGTTTAAATCGTACCCCTTTTAAGGGGAAGCACGATCACGAAACAGGACACAATCATGTCTAAAATTTTTGATTTCGTTAAACCCGGCGTAGTCACTGGTGACGACGTACAGAAGATCTTCAAAGTGGCGAAAGAGAATAAATTCGCCCTGCCAGCGGTAAACTGCGTCGGCACCGATTCTATCAACGCGGTTCTGGAAGCGGCGGCGAAAGCGAAAGCGCCCGTTATCGTTCAGTTCTCTAACGGTGGTGCTGCATTTATCGCCGGTAAAGGTTTCAAAACCGACAAGCCACAGGGCGCGGCAATTTTCGGCGCTATCGCCGGTGCCTATCATGTTCACCTGATGGCTGAGCAGTATGGCGTGCCTGTTATTCTGCATACCGACCACTGTGCGAAGAAACTGCTGCCGTGGATCGACGGCCTGCTGGACGCTGGCGAAGAGCACTTCAAGAAAACCGGTAAACCGCTGTTCTCTTCACACATGATCGACCTGTCTGAAGAATCACTGGAAGAAAACATCGAAATTTGCAGCAAATATCTTGAGCGTATGGCCAAACTGGATATGACGCTGGAGATCGAACTGGGCTGCACCGGCGGTGAAGAAGATGGCGTCGACAACAGCCATATGGACGCATCTGCACTCTACACCCAGCCAGAAGACGTTAACTACGCTTACGAAAAACTGAATGCCATCAGCCCACGTTTCACTATCGCTGCGTCATTCGGTAACGTTCACGGCGTTTATAAGCCAGGTAACGTGAAGCTGACACCAACCATCCTGCGTGATTCTCAGGAATTCGTGACCAAGAAACATGGCCTGGCGCATAACGCACTGGACTTCGTTTTCCACGGTGGTTCAGGTTCATCTGCTGCAGAAATCGAAGAGTCTATCGGCTACGGCGTGATCAAGATGAACATCGATACCGACACCCAATGGGCAACCTGGGACGGCATCCTGCAGTACTACAAAAAGAACGAAGGCTATCTGCAAGCGCAGCTGGGTAATCCAGAAGGTGCTGACAAGCCGAATAAGAAATACTACGACCCACGCGTATGGCTGCGCTCTGCTCAGGTATCCATGGTGGTGCGTCTTGAGCAAGCATTCAAAGAGCTCAACGCAGTTGACGTACTGTAATTAATTCTTCGTTACAGTACAAAAAAGGCCCGAAAGGGCCTTTTTTATGTCCGTTATTCTGGAAATTTCACTTAATTCCTCTGCTGTTTGGCGCTTCGCTGGATAATTGATTACCCTTGATCACGGGTGTCGGATTACATCTGGCAGTTTTTGTGCTTTCCCGACGGGAATTAACAACAGGGCTTACTAATGGAAGACTTAAACGTCGTCAATGGTATCAACACTGCGGGTAGCTGGCTGGTACGTAACCAAGCGCTGCTTCTGAGCTATGCAGTCAATATTGTGGCGGCAATTGCCATTATTATCGTCGGGATGATCATCGCCCGCATTATATCTAATGGGGTGAATCGCCTGCTGCTGGCACGTCACATTGATGCAACCGTAGCGGACTTTCTTTCTGCGCTGGTGCGCTATGGCGTAATCGCTTTTACCGTGATTGCTGCGCTGGGTCGCGTTGGGGTGCAAACCGCCTCCGTCATTGCCGTACTGGGTGCTGCCGGTTTAGCCGTAGGTTTGGCATTGCAGGGTTCGCTTTCGAATCTCGCGGCTGGCGTGCTGCTGGTGACCTTCCGTCCGTTCCGTACTGGCGAGTTTGTCGATCTCGGCGGCGTAATGGGTACCGTACTGAATGTGCAGATCTTCTCTACTACGCTGAGAAGTGCTGATGGCAAGATGGTTGTGGTGCCAAACGGCAAAATTATCAGTGGCAACATTGTTAATTTTTCACGTGAACCGGTTCGTCGGAATGAGTTCATCATTGGTGTAGCGTACGACGCGGATGTGGATGAAGTGATCGCGCTATTGAAGGAAGTGGTTGAAGCTGACGATCGCGTCTTGAAAGACAAGGGCATCCAGATTGGCTTGAATGAGCTTGCTGCATCATCACTTAACTTTGTGGTGCGCTGCTGGAGCAACAGCGGTGATCTGCAGGATGTTTACTGGGACCTGCTGAAGAACTTTAAACGCGCACTGGATGCAAAAGGTATCGGTATTCCGTACCCGCAGATGGATGTGCATTTCCATCACACCAAGCAAGCCGACGCAGCAGAATCGGCTGAACCCGTCAAAGCGGAACAACCCGTGCAAACGAAAATTTAATGACACAATGGGCGGTGCGATGCCGCCCATTAATTTATCTAATCAAACATTAAATTTTTCAATTTCCACTAATCATCTCGCGTCACTATAATCCTTTGCATCGCACCGATGTAAGGATATCTCCCTGTGTTATCTGTATTTTTTCAAGGGCTTGCGCTTGGCGCAGCACTTATTCTGCCGCTTGGCCCCCAAAATGCTTTCGTCATGAATCAGGGTGTTAAGCGTCAATATCACTTTATGACAGCAGCCCTTTGCACGTTGAGCGATATCGCGCTCATTTGTGCCGGGATTTTCGGCGGAAACGCATTACTGAGCCAATCGCCACTGCTGCTCATGCTAATTACCTGGGCTGGCGTCGCGTTTTTGCTGTGGTATGGCTGGGGAGCGTTACGTACGGCCTTTAGCGGCGATGTGACGTTGTCTGAGGAGACAGCCATCAAGCAGAGCCGCTGGCGCATCATTGCCACCGTGCTGGCGGTTACATGGCTTAATCCGCATGTTTATCTGGACACCTTTGTGGTATTGGGCAGTTTAGGCAGCCAGTTTGCATCAGAATCAGCACGGCAATGGTTCGCGTTCGGCACCATTAGCGCCTCTATTTTGTGGTTCTTTGGATTGGCGTTGTTAGCGGCCTGGCTTTCTCCGCTGCTGCGCACCGCACGCGCTCAGCGCATTATCAACCTGCTGGTGGGCACGATCATGTGGTTCATCGCCTTTCAATTGGCAAGTCAGAGCATTACGAGCTTCTAATTTAACTGCTGTTTCTCAAGCGCAGGCAAATCGCCTGCGCTTGCTACGTTTTAAAAATTAAAGCCCGCAAAAAGCCAGCCTTCAGCTAATAAGAACATTGTCCGAAACATGACGTCACTGAATTAGCGTTATGTGCACATGTCACTGCGATAGTTCTGACGTTTAAGCGGCGTTGAGCAGAACTTTTGCCATAATCACCACTCAAAGCATGGCGCATCGCTATGCGTTTTGGGCTTCGCCGCGTTGGAAGCTATTGAATTGACATCTTCAAGGAGGACTTTCATGAAACTGAAAGCATTGGCTTTGGCCGCAATGATGAGCGCTGGATTACCTTTAAGCGCACAAGCTGATGAATTACCTAATGGACCGCATGTCGTCACTTCAGGCAAGGCAACGGTTGATGCCCGCCCGGATATTGCGACCTTATCAATTGTGGTGAACGTGTCGTCAAAAGACGCCGCTGATGCCAAAAAACAAGCAGATGGGCGCGTTCAGCAATATTTTGATTTTCTGCAGAAAAACAGCATTGAGAAAAAAGATATTGATGCCGCAAATCTGAGCACACAGCCAGAATACGACTATACCAAAGAGGGTAAATCGGTTCTGAAAGGCTATCGTGCTGTGCGTGAAGTACAGGTGACGTTACGTCATCTCGATAAGCTTAATGATTTGTTGGATGGGGCACTGAAGTCGGGTCTGAATGAGATTCGCAGCGTTGAGTTGGGCGTAGCCAATCCAAACGACTATAAACAGCAAGCGCGTAAAGCCGCGATTAAAAATGCAACTC
This window harbors:
- a CDS encoding oxidative stress defense protein; translation: MKLKALALAAMMSAGLPLSAQADELPNGPHVVTSGKATVDARPDIATLSIVVNVSSKDAADAKKQADGRVQQYFDFLQKNSIEKKDIDAANLSTQPEYDYTKEGKSVLKGYRAVREVQVTLRHLDKLNDLLDGALKSGLNEIRSVELGVANPNDYKQQARKAAIKNATQQASELAEGFNAKLGSIYSIRYQVSNYQPMPMARMYKAAAAPADTSAQETYDQQSINFDDQVDVVFEIKPNTP
- the fbaA gene encoding class II fructose-bisphosphate aldolase, which codes for MSKIFDFVKPGVVTGDDVQKIFKVAKENKFALPAVNCVGTDSINAVLEAAAKAKAPVIVQFSNGGAAFIAGKGFKTDKPQGAAIFGAIAGAYHVHLMAEQYGVPVILHTDHCAKKLLPWIDGLLDAGEEHFKKTGKPLFSSHMIDLSEESLEENIEICSKYLERMAKLDMTLEIELGCTGGEEDGVDNSHMDASALYTQPEDVNYAYEKLNAISPRFTIAASFGNVHGVYKPGNVKLTPTILRDSQEFVTKKHGLAHNALDFVFHGGSGSSAAEIEESIGYGVIKMNIDTDTQWATWDGILQYYKKNEGYLQAQLGNPEGADKPNKKYYDPRVWLRSAQVSMVVRLEQAFKELNAVDVL
- the argO gene encoding arginine exporter ArgO translates to MLSVFFQGLALGAALILPLGPQNAFVMNQGVKRQYHFMTAALCTLSDIALICAGIFGGNALLSQSPLLLMLITWAGVAFLLWYGWGALRTAFSGDVTLSEETAIKQSRWRIIATVLAVTWLNPHVYLDTFVVLGSLGSQFASESARQWFAFGTISASILWFFGLALLAAWLSPLLRTARAQRIINLLVGTIMWFIAFQLASQSITSF
- the pgk gene encoding phosphoglycerate kinase — encoded protein: MSVIKMTDLDLAGKRVLIRADLNVPVKEGKVTSDARIRASLPTIEAALKQGAKVMVTSHLGRPTEGEYNEEFSLLPVVNYLKDKLSGTNVTLAKEYLEGVEVGAGELVVLENVRFNKGEKKDDEALSKKYAALCDVFVMDAFGTAHRAQASTHGVGKFAPIACAGPLLSAELEALGKVMNNPQRPLVAVVGGSKVSTKFDVLQSLVKIADKVIVGGGIANTFVAIDNNVGKSLYEPDFVAAAKELRDQYGIPVPTDSRVGTEFSETAPSTVKKVSEVADNEEIMDFGDETAQAMAAILKDAKTILWNGPVGVFEFPNFRKGTEIVANAIADSEAFSVAGGGDTLAAIDLFGIEDKISYISTGGGAFLEFVEGKKLPAVAMLEERAKQ
- the mscS gene encoding small-conductance mechanosensitive channel MscS, which gives rise to MEDLNVVNGINTAGSWLVRNQALLLSYAVNIVAAIAIIIVGMIIARIISNGVNRLLLARHIDATVADFLSALVRYGVIAFTVIAALGRVGVQTASVIAVLGAAGLAVGLALQGSLSNLAAGVLLVTFRPFRTGEFVDLGGVMGTVLNVQIFSTTLRSADGKMVVVPNGKIISGNIVNFSREPVRRNEFIIGVAYDADVDEVIALLKEVVEADDRVLKDKGIQIGLNELAASSLNFVVRCWSNSGDLQDVYWDLLKNFKRALDAKGIGIPYPQMDVHFHHTKQADAAESAEPVKAEQPVQTKI